Proteins encoded within one genomic window of Gambusia affinis linkage group LG23, SWU_Gaff_1.0, whole genome shotgun sequence:
- the optn gene encoding optineurin isoform X2: MASGGPMVNGDVSRPAGQPGTLEETVQQMTILIQENRDLKEALRQTNLTMKERFEGLTVWKEKQRQEKDFLEKRLEEARRCIETLTVQNQELSRRLEAGGGAQSAEADALRAQVARLQAEKNDLVALNSELQLKAEQGAEEDSFIEIIKVSDAGVEDVNQTCGSERIRRPDLSMTTSRQENEEATVSRLLQSLRNETQRCEQLQSELQACTARIQDLEEENHKVEKTMKTTQTETKEDSAKEEKAASEVENLKSQVKKLFRDLQQAQSKLDEAECMKKNLQDRCREVEQDVATLKAQLLEKQAVQAENERLKLQLGSLQAQGQLEQKKADEDRNSLAQLKDAYTKLFEDYNELKEEKKRKESHMVERNLVEDMQQRLTAAEEALAVKQNKIDDMKQEMFQKEKELETISVFQAQAEVYSSDFYAERAAREKLHEEKERLAAQLEFVKKQNTQLQQDMDSLGRRSLNEMQRRHGSSVSGSHGPDASVVGRGTEWNQGNIPEHACPKCNEILPDLDSLQIHIMDCIN, translated from the exons ATGGCGTCAGGAGGCCCCATGGTGAACGGAGACGTCTCCCGCCCTGCGGGCCAGCCGGGCACGCTGGAGGAGACGGTGCAGCAGATGACCATCCTGATCCAGGAGAACCGCGACCTGAAAG AGGCGCTGCGTCAGACCAACCTGACCATGAAGGAGCGCTTCGAGGGCCTGACGGTGTGGAAGGAGAAGCAGCGGCAGGAGAAGGACTTCCTGGAGAAGCGGCTGGAGGAGGCCCGCCGCTGCATAGAGACGCTGACCGTCCAGAACCAGGAGCTCAGCAGGAGGCTGGAGGCAGGGGGCGGAGCTCAG AGCGCGGAGGCCGACGCCCTGCGCGCCCAGGTGGCCCGCCTGCAGGCGGAGAAGAACGACCTGGTGGCCCTgaactctgagctgcagctgaaggcCGAGCAGGGAGCCGAGGAGGACTCTTTCATCGAGATCATCAAGGTGTCG GACGCAGGTGTGGAAGACGTGAACCAAACGTGCGGTTCGGAGCGCATCAGGCGCCCGGACCTCAGCATGACCACGTCGCGGCAGGAGAACGAGGAGGCCACGGTGAGCCGGTTGCTGCAGTCGCTGAGGAACGAGACGCAGAGATGTGAGCAGCTGCAGAGCGAGCTGCAGGCCTGCACTGCCAG AATCCAGGATCTGGAGGAGGAGAACCATAAAGTGGAGAAAACCATGAAGACCACTCAGACGGAGACGAAAGAAGACTCTGCCAAGGAggagaag GCGGCGTCTGAGGTGGAGAACCTCAAGTCTCAGGTGAAGAAGCTGTTCCGGGACCTGCAGCAGGCGCAGAGCAAGCTGGACGAAGCCGAATGCATGAAGAAGAACCTGCAGGACAG GTGTCGTGAGGTGGAGCAGGACGTGGCCACGCTGAAGGCCCAGTTGCTGGAGAAGCAGGCGGTGCAGGCGGAGAACGAGCggctgaagctgcagctgggCAGCCTGCAGGCGCAGGGCCAGCTGGAGCAGAAGAAGGCCGACGAAGACAG gAACAGCCTGGCTCAGCTGAAGGACGCCTACACCAAACTGTTTGAGGACTACAACGAGCtcaaagaggagaagaagagaaaggag TCCCACATGGTGGAGAGGAACCTGGTAGAGGACATGCAGCAGCGGCTGACCGCTGCAGAGGAGGCGCTGGCCGTCAAGCAGAACAAGATCGACGACATGAAGCAGGAGATGTTCCAGAAGGAGAAGGAGCTGGAAACCATCTCTGTGTTCCAGGCTCAG GCCGAGGTCTACTCCTCGGACTTCTACGCGGAGCGAGCGGCGAGGGAGAAGCTCCACGAGGAGAAGGAGCGCCTGGCCGCGCAGCTGGAGTTTGTTAAGAAGCAGAACAcgcagctgcagcaggacatGGACTCACTGGGCCG GCGTTCTCTGAACGAAATGCAGCGCCGCCACGGCTCCTCTGTATCGGGCTCTCATGGACCTGATGCCAGTGTTGTAGGAAGAG GTACTGAATGGAACCAGGGCAACATTCCCGAACACGCCTGCCCCAAATGCAACGAGATCCTTCCAGACCTGGACTCCCTGCAGATCCACATCATGGACTGCATCAACTAG
- the optn gene encoding optineurin isoform X1, producing MASGGPMVNGDVSRPAGQPGTLEETVQQMTILIQENRDLKEALRQTNLTMKERFEGLTVWKEKQRQEKDFLEKRLEEARRCIETLTVQNQELSRRLEAGGGAQSAEADALRAQVARLQAEKNDLVALNSELQLKAEQGAEEDSFIEIIKVSDAGVEDVNQTCGSERIRRPDLSMTTSRQENEEATVSRLLQSLRNETQRCEQLQSELQACTARIQDLEEENHKVEKTMKTTQTETKEDSAKEEKVCVCECVCVCLFISSSSSRMCLDCLLLQAASEVENLKSQVKKLFRDLQQAQSKLDEAECMKKNLQDRCREVEQDVATLKAQLLEKQAVQAENERLKLQLGSLQAQGQLEQKKADEDRNSLAQLKDAYTKLFEDYNELKEEKKRKESHMVERNLVEDMQQRLTAAEEALAVKQNKIDDMKQEMFQKEKELETISVFQAQAEVYSSDFYAERAAREKLHEEKERLAAQLEFVKKQNTQLQQDMDSLGRRSLNEMQRRHGSSVSGSHGPDASVVGRGTEWNQGNIPEHACPKCNEILPDLDSLQIHIMDCIN from the exons ATGGCGTCAGGAGGCCCCATGGTGAACGGAGACGTCTCCCGCCCTGCGGGCCAGCCGGGCACGCTGGAGGAGACGGTGCAGCAGATGACCATCCTGATCCAGGAGAACCGCGACCTGAAAG AGGCGCTGCGTCAGACCAACCTGACCATGAAGGAGCGCTTCGAGGGCCTGACGGTGTGGAAGGAGAAGCAGCGGCAGGAGAAGGACTTCCTGGAGAAGCGGCTGGAGGAGGCCCGCCGCTGCATAGAGACGCTGACCGTCCAGAACCAGGAGCTCAGCAGGAGGCTGGAGGCAGGGGGCGGAGCTCAG AGCGCGGAGGCCGACGCCCTGCGCGCCCAGGTGGCCCGCCTGCAGGCGGAGAAGAACGACCTGGTGGCCCTgaactctgagctgcagctgaaggcCGAGCAGGGAGCCGAGGAGGACTCTTTCATCGAGATCATCAAGGTGTCG GACGCAGGTGTGGAAGACGTGAACCAAACGTGCGGTTCGGAGCGCATCAGGCGCCCGGACCTCAGCATGACCACGTCGCGGCAGGAGAACGAGGAGGCCACGGTGAGCCGGTTGCTGCAGTCGCTGAGGAACGAGACGCAGAGATGTGAGCAGCTGCAGAGCGAGCTGCAGGCCTGCACTGCCAG AATCCAGGATCTGGAGGAGGAGAACCATAAAGTGGAGAAAACCATGAAGACCACTCAGACGGAGACGAAAGAAGACTCTGCCAAGGAggagaaggtgtgtgtgtgtgagtgtgtgtgtgtgtgtttattcatttcctccagcagcagcaggatgtgTTTAGACTGTCTTCTGCTCCAGGCGGCGTCTGAGGTGGAGAACCTCAAGTCTCAGGTGAAGAAGCTGTTCCGGGACCTGCAGCAGGCGCAGAGCAAGCTGGACGAAGCCGAATGCATGAAGAAGAACCTGCAGGACAG GTGTCGTGAGGTGGAGCAGGACGTGGCCACGCTGAAGGCCCAGTTGCTGGAGAAGCAGGCGGTGCAGGCGGAGAACGAGCggctgaagctgcagctgggCAGCCTGCAGGCGCAGGGCCAGCTGGAGCAGAAGAAGGCCGACGAAGACAG gAACAGCCTGGCTCAGCTGAAGGACGCCTACACCAAACTGTTTGAGGACTACAACGAGCtcaaagaggagaagaagagaaaggag TCCCACATGGTGGAGAGGAACCTGGTAGAGGACATGCAGCAGCGGCTGACCGCTGCAGAGGAGGCGCTGGCCGTCAAGCAGAACAAGATCGACGACATGAAGCAGGAGATGTTCCAGAAGGAGAAGGAGCTGGAAACCATCTCTGTGTTCCAGGCTCAG GCCGAGGTCTACTCCTCGGACTTCTACGCGGAGCGAGCGGCGAGGGAGAAGCTCCACGAGGAGAAGGAGCGCCTGGCCGCGCAGCTGGAGTTTGTTAAGAAGCAGAACAcgcagctgcagcaggacatGGACTCACTGGGCCG GCGTTCTCTGAACGAAATGCAGCGCCGCCACGGCTCCTCTGTATCGGGCTCTCATGGACCTGATGCCAGTGTTGTAGGAAGAG GTACTGAATGGAACCAGGGCAACATTCCCGAACACGCCTGCCCCAAATGCAACGAGATCCTTCCAGACCTGGACTCCCTGCAGATCCACATCATGGACTGCATCAACTAG